ACAAAAACAGTATTGATAAAATTATTGGATTTGGTCGTCCGCCATGACACTCGCAGTGAGAAATACCGCAGGCAGAGTGATACAAACTATTAAACGGGTGGAGTTCCTATATAACTGAATATAGCACTccatttcagccaatcagattcaaggacCAGGAagaacagtttatatatatatatatatatatatataaattcacaagccactGTACGAGTTAACATCAGTTCAGTTGTAGAATCATTCGGTTTCAGGAAATTACACTGCATCCAGACTCTGATTAATTTTTACACTCGGTGTAAATATGCAGTGAACATCAAAGCTAGTGGTGATGTAAACCTGGGTATCATCTGCAAAGGTGTGGTACCCAAGACCATACTTCCTGATAATCTGCCCAAGTGAAACCATATAAAGCAGGAATTCTCAACTCTGGCCTTTGAGGTTCATTTTCCTGCAGAGCGTAGCTCAAACCTTAAACAGACCTGAAAAagataatcaaggtcttcaggattaatTTAAAGTTactggcaggtgagtttgatcaaggttgaAATGTAAACCCTGTAGGAAAGCGGACCTTCGAAGGCCAGAGGTGAAAATCCCTGATATAAGAGCTAAACAAAATTGGACCCAATAGTGAACCCTGAGGAACACCTTGTCTAACAGGTATGGTATCAGATCTAGAAGTTGCCACGCTTACAAACTGGGCATGATTGTTAAGATAGAAACCAAGCAAGAACTGTTTTAGAGACCCAGCCAACAATACTGAAAACAAGTtctcattttttataaatttcagtgaaacaaaaactaattctCAGTTCAGTGACAAAAAATAAAGAGACCCGAACAactgtaaatattttgtacaaacttttattttgtaattgtggTAGAAATGTCTTCTACAATTGCCAGATTTCAATAAATAACTTTTCGTATGTGACATGACATTTCCCCAGAACCCCCTCCCACCCAGCGCCCCTCACAGAACTGCCTGAGAACAGCAGCATTGAGCCTCAAACCAGGCTGACTGAAATCTCCACCGGAGTGAAGAGAAAATAAGACAACAAACGCAACTCAAACATTTCCCTCAAGTCTTTCCCGAAGAGAATCGAGGCTTTACGTTCCCCCAACCTCATACAAAATGTCTGTTGTGTTCAATATGTACACCTAGAGAGGCGAGGGCACCATGCAACTCAAAACAGAGTCCAGATGATCTACAACTCGTCCTTGTCGCCCTGTTCCTCGCCCTCTTCTGGCGGTGGGCCACCCGCGCTGCCATACAGCTTGCTTACGATGGGCTGCACGATTTCCTCCAGCTCCTTCTTCTTGGCCTGGAATTCCTCGATGTCTGCTTCCTGGTGAGACTCCAGCCACTCAATCTTTTCCTCTAAAGCTTTCTCAATGGCCTCCTTGTCTTCGGATGACAGTTTGCCGCCCAGCTTCTCTTTGTCCCCGATCTGGTTCTTCAGGGAGTAGGTGTAGCTCTCCAGCTCGTTGCGGGCATCGATGCGCTCTTTCAGCTTCTTGTCTTCGTCTGCGAATCGCTCGGCCTCGTTCACCATGCGCTCGATGTCCTCGGGGGTCAGCCGGTTCTGGTCGTTGGTGATTGTGATCTTGTTCTTGTTGCCCGTGCCCTTGTCCTCGGCGGTGACACGCAGGATGCCGTTGACGTCGATCTCGAAGGTGACCTCGATCTGAGGGACGCCGCGGGGAGCCGGAGGGATGCCGGTCAGGTCAAAGGTGCCCAGGAGGTGATTATCTTTAGTCAGCGGACGCTCGCCTGGAAAGAGGAGTGAGAAATTAGAAACGGCTATAAACTAATCGAATAGAAATGGGGTCATAAATGTTTTGACACCAAGCGTCACTCACCTTCATAAACTTTGATGGTCACGGTTGGCTGGTTGTCAGAAGCGGTGGAGAAGATCTGGGATTTCTTGGTGGGCACAACAGTGTTCCTGGGAATGAGTTTGGTCATCACTCCTCCGACCGTCTCAATGCCAAGGGTCAAAGGGCAAACGTCCAGAAGCACCAGGTCACCTGTTCAACATTTCAGTCATTAATGATCTCATAAAAGACTTGTGTGACTTATACAGCACAGATTCTGGTTTGTAGAGGGACTCACCAGTGGCTTCTTCTCCTGACAGGACTCCAGCCTGGACAGCAGCTCCGTAAGCCACAGCCTCGTCCGGGTTGATTCCTCTGGACGGCTCCTTGCCGTTGAAGAACTCCTTCACCAGCTGCTGGATCTTGGGAATACGAGTGGAGCCACCGACCAGGACGATCTCATCGATGTCGGTCTTCTTCAGGTCAGAGTCTTCCAGAACCTTCTGCACTGGCTTCATGGTGGAGCGGAACAAGTCCTGCGAGAAGAAAAGCAATaaacattgttgtttttttccatgcATTGAACAGATACAGGAACAATCACTGCTTCTCTAGTCTCTGGGAGTTCAATGCGGGATTCACAAAATGCTTGCTTTGTTGAACTGTAAACTCGAAGTTGTAGTTTTGTCAGGGTTTAGTTGGTAAAGCAGAGCATTTCTCACCATGTTGAGCTCCTCAAACTTAGCACGGGTCAGCGTTTCGGAGAAGTCTTCACCCTCGAAGAAGGACTCGATCTCGATGCGGGCCTGATGCTGGGCGGACAGCGCTCTCTTGGCCTTCTCCACCTCACGACGCAGCTTCTGCACGGCACGGTGGTCCTTGCGCACGTCTTTGCCGGTCTTCTTCTTGTAGAGCTTGATGAAGTGCTCCATGACACGCTGATCGAAGTCTTCTCCGCCGAGGTGAGTGTCTCCATTGGTGGCCACCACCTCGAAGACGCCGTTATCGATGGTCAGCAAGGAAACGTCAAAGGTGCCTCCGCCCAGATCAAACACCAGGATGTTCTTCTCACCGTCTCTCTTGTCCAGACCGTAAGCGATGGCAGCAGCGGTTCTGTGGAGATCAAGATGTTCAACAGGGTTATCATCAATTAAATccataaaagaaaaaagctgAAGTAATGCTATACATACGGCTCATTGATGATCCTCATGACGTTCAGACCGGCGATGGTTCCTGCATCTTTGGTGGCCTGCCGCTGGGCATCATTGAAATAAGCGGGCACAGTGACCACAGCATGTGTGACCTTAAGAAGAATCAGATCAGATGTTGAGTTTTACTGCAGTGCAACAGAGATGACATGTTTTCTGTGTGTTGCAGTCAAAACTTTACCTTCTTTCCAAGGTAAGCTTCTGCGGTCTCCTTCATTTTAGTCAGAACCATAGCGGAGATTTCCTCAGGGGCGAAAGTCTTCATCTGACCTGATCCGATGTCCAGCTGGATGTGAGGCTTATTCTTCTTCTCAATAACCTGGAAGAGACACAGCAGGTGTTTAGTGTCCTCATTAAGACAAAGAGACAAATACAGTTCAGACACAGGCTGGCAGACATGTGTACCTTAAAGGGGAAGTATTTAATGTCCTGCTGCACGGTCGAGTCGCCCCATGTGCGGCCGATCAACCTCTTGGCGTCAAAGACGGTGTTCTCGGGGTTAGAGGTCAGCTGGTTCTTCGCAGCGTCTCCGATGAGTCTCTCACCTTCGGTAGTGAAGGCCACGTATGACGGAGTGATGCGGTTTCCCTGATCATTGGCGATGATCTCAACACGGCCGTTCTTGAACACTCCAACACTGGAGCAAATTAATATAGAATGAGCACACAAG
The sequence above is drawn from the Carassius auratus strain Wakin chromosome 5, ASM336829v1, whole genome shotgun sequence genome and encodes:
- the LOC113071261 gene encoding endoplasmic reticulum chaperone BiP, producing the protein MRLLCLFLLVAGSVFAEEDDKRDSVGTVIGIDLGTTYSCVGVFKNGRVEIIANDQGNRITPSYVAFTTEGERLIGDAAKNQLTSNPENTVFDAKRLIGRTWGDSTVQQDIKYFPFKVIEKKNKPHIQLDIGSGQMKTFAPEEISAMVLTKMKETAEAYLGKKVTHAVVTVPAYFNDAQRQATKDAGTIAGLNVMRIINEPTAAAIAYGLDKRDGEKNILVFDLGGGTFDVSLLTIDNGVFEVVATNGDTHLGGEDFDQRVMEHFIKLYKKKTGKDVRKDHRAVQKLRREVEKAKRALSAQHQARIEIESFFEGEDFSETLTRAKFEELNMDLFRSTMKPVQKVLEDSDLKKTDIDEIVLVGGSTRIPKIQQLVKEFFNGKEPSRGINPDEAVAYGAAVQAGVLSGEEATGDLVLLDVCPLTLGIETVGGVMTKLIPRNTVVPTKKSQIFSTASDNQPTVTIKVYEGERPLTKDNHLLGTFDLTGIPPAPRGVPQIEVTFEIDVNGILRVTAEDKGTGNKNKITITNDQNRLTPEDIERMVNEAERFADEDKKLKERIDARNELESYTYSLKNQIGDKEKLGGKLSSEDKEAIEKALEEKIEWLESHQEADIEEFQAKKKELEEIVQPIVSKLYGSAGGPPPEEGEEQGDKDEL